Proteins encoded within one genomic window of Eurosta solidaginis isolate ZX-2024a chromosome 1, ASM4086904v1, whole genome shotgun sequence:
- the LOC137241082 gene encoding uncharacterized protein: protein MNSVTTYFILFALIQIHLLANAKYRNKHHLEKEEKEGSEEREEPKEKENPEEKDGSARKEDLNVIQTPENENSDNKKSQSEDSDHHTSKMHPSSKKKVSKGSIKRPCKKHRHKGANGAAKQKNVKDFSAFANIPIQSSHPNEFVPSIHIGVNSPGQPDQSRQETELSYNGHLYDVFQKRLNQVFRELYHNVNSPPVTQPTPEMEYENEKPKKRSAVSNCLYEEFKRRLDKFNNEVLEPSKYIKRTSSGDAIYNAAGSKRSTVLENLSEEYKRRLDKIGNELWFDGEKVFDRNGRGAPTSLMLLTTSPKCSAPRKLKRANPDKEVKQDYFEEYKRKLDQMTRELYEKSNERISREYSDLTDQDLTSPTLQRLVPAVQLDDAKSVTGNLPCGSSSFEGSTVMDKANERLYKQQDKRSLGGSDIGTTIFGADSLNFMNGLSGAANPLSAATAAASASYPSVLTRAVDTNLALMGNTAPKNLLATVATKMNISTLDLAKKLAAMSNPLDFVVKKDPQLGAEMQQFIDLAVHNSISPNQQPKKLPINEVSIVSGLPLLGPDSSGLPQPLMPQGTAFSGALQALTSRSTPKLLTPPTTEPPCDLPTTNQPPCNAAPTNASPAASHPQTPPITTQQPNEADAARIASVLDKVLGKLENIQNCKANEESSPFETCEPDGVPCDVVGSWNSNQMGLRFDISLNKAADRRLGAAEKNNRLLQIEVGERIPPHSHHLIETSWKFMGSALNQQGGPFYIYTQNRELGIVANFIGYCRICGDIDTIFGSWTIMGPSKDCEDVTTALENKRDILRRYNMENKRNLHFKDKLFEKSKYAKPEC from the exons ATGAATTCAGTTACCACATATTTTATACTTTTCGCATTAATTCAAATTCATTTGCTGGCTAACGCTAAGTATAGAAATAAGCATCATTTGGAAAAAGAGGAAAAAGAAGGGTCGGAAGAGAGAGAAGAACCCAAAGAGAAAGAAAATCCCGAGGAAAAGGATGGATCTGCCAGAAAAGAAGATCTCAATGTAATACAAACACCAGAAAATGAAAATAGTGACAATAAAAAGAGCCAGTCAGAAGATTCAGATCATCATACGTCCAAAATGCATCCATCTTCAAAGAAAAAAGTGAGCAAAGGCTCTATAAAAAGACCGTGCAAGAAGCATAGACATAAGGGAGCTAACGGGGCAGCGAAGCAAAAAAACGTCAAAGATTTTAGCGCTTTTGCGAATATACCAATACAGTCTAGCCATCCTAACGAATTTGTTCCATCAATACATATTGGTGTCAACTCACCCGGGCAGCCAGATCAGTCGCGCCAAGAGACCGAATTGAGTTATAACGGACATTTGTATGATGTGTTTCAGAAACGCTTAAATCAAGTATTTCGCGAACTGTATCATAATGTTAATTCACCACCAGTAACACAACCAACACCAGAAATGGAATACGAAAACGAGAAACCGAAGAAACGTTCCGCAGTTAGTAATTGTCTATACGAAGAGTTTAAGCGGCGTTTGGATAAATTTAATAATGAAGTTTTAGAGCCTTCCAAATATATTAAGCGTACCAGCAGTGGGGACGCTATCTATAATGCCGCTGGATCGAAACGTTCAACAGTGCTCGAGAATTTGTCTGAGGAATATAAACGACGTTTAGATAAGATCGGCAATGAGTTATGGTTCGATGGTGAAAAGGTGTTTGACCGCAATGGACGTGGTGCTCCAACCAGCTTAATGCTTTTAACCACAAGCCCAAAATGTAGTGCCCCACGAAAGCTGAAGCGTGCCAATCCGGACAAAGAAGTAAAACAAGATTACTTTGAAGAATACAAAAGGAAGTTAGATCAAATGACACGCGAATTGTATGAGAAAAGCAATGAGCGGATCTCACGGGAGTATAGCGATCTTACTGATCAAGATCTTACTTCACCCACTTTGCAGCGATTAGTACCAGCAGTACAGTTGGATGATGCTAAGTCTGTGACAGGTAATTTGCCCTGTGGCTCAAGTAGCTTTGAAGGCTCAACTGTGATGGATAAGGCCAACGAAAGATTGTATAAGCAGCAGGACAAACGTAGTTTGGGTGGCAGTGATATAGGTACGACCATATTCGGCGCAGATTCGTTGAACTTTATGAACGGTTTATCGGGTGCTGCGAACCCATTATCTGCCGCTACTGCTGCTGCCTCTGCATCTTATCCATCGGTACTGACTAGAGCGGTTGATACAAACTTGGCTTTGATGGGAAATACAGCACCAAAGAATTTACTAGCGACGGTAGCAACTAAAATGAATATAAGCACACTGGATTTGGCTAAAAAGTTGGCGGCAATGTCTAATCCATTAGACTTTGTGGTCAAGAAAGATCCACAGTTGGGTGCTGAAATGCAACAATTTATTGATCTAGCTG TTCACAATTCAATATCACCAAATCAACAGCCTAAAAAACTACCTATAAACGAGGTATCAATAGTTTCAGGCTTACCTCTGCTGGGACCAGATAGTTCGGGTTTACCACAACCGCTTATGCCACAAGGTACTGCATTCAGTGGTGCGCTACAAGCACTTACATCTCGCTCAACGCCAAAATTACTTACACCTCCTACAACGGAACCGCCATGTGATCTCCCAACGACTAACCAACCACCTTGTAATGCCGCGCCCACAAATGCCTCCCCTGCAGCGTCACACCCACAAACACCACCGATAACAACTCAACAACCGAACGAGGCCGATGCTGCGCGTATAGCAAGCGTATTGGATAAGGTATTAGGCAAGCTGGAAAACATACAAAATTGTAAAGCGAATGAAGAATCGTCGCCTTTTGAAACATGCGAACCAGAtg GTGTGCCGTGTGACGTTGTCGGTTCATGGAACTCCAATCAAATGGGTTTACGCTTCGATATCTCATTAAATAAGGCAGCAGATCGGCGATTAGGTGCCGCCGAGAAAAATAACAGATTACTACAGATTGAAGTCGGTGAACGTATACCACCGCATTCTCATCACCTAATTGAAACAAGCTGGAAATTTATGGGAAGCGCATTGAATCAACAAGGTGGACCATTCTATATTTATACACAAAATCGTGAGCTGGGTATTGTGGCTAATTTTATAG GTTACTGCCGTATTTGTGGCGATATTGATACCATTTTTGGTTCATGGACGATCATGGGTCCTTCAAAAGATTGTGAAGATGTCACAACAGCATTAGAAAATAAGCGTGACATATTACGACGCTACAATATGGAAAATAAACGTAATCTTCATTTTAAGGATAAGCTATTCGAAAAGAGTAAATATGCGAAGCCGGAATGTTAG